The nucleotide sequence TTATTTAGTGTAGCCTCTGACTCCTTTTCAGTTCTTCCATCCTTCTGAAATTGTGGAACCTAGTACTTGATACAGGTCTAATGATGGATAAGAAAGTAATTCAGTTAGTTCTAAGCAAGACATAGATCAAAGGAAACGCCTGTCAACATTCCTACCAGTCTCAAACTTAATTTTAAAGCTGGATACGCCTTCCCCAGAAGCCCTGGGGACGTAGTgggttacgtgctgggctgctaaccacaaggtcagcaggtgaaaATCacaagctgctccctgggagcttttctgctcccataaagcctttcggtctcagaaaccacaggggcagttctaccctgccctgtagaatcactatgagttggaattgacttgatggcagtgagtatgactTCCCCATTATTGTTCCCAGTTGGCTATTTGGTGTTTACTTGCTGTGTAAGGAGGAtcccctggttgtgtagtggttacaatttGGCCCAgtaacgacaaggtcagcagttccaaaccacctgctgctctgagcaagaaagatggctctttctactcccgtgaagagttacagtgtaagatacagcaaagtaataatgatttataaagtttcaagggttcatcagggagggtagcggggagggagaagaaaaatgagctgataccaagggatcaagcagaaagcaaattttcttagaatgatggtggcaacagatgtgcttgacaacaacgtatgtacgtatggattgtgataagagttgtacgagcccccataagatgatttaaaaaaaaaagagttacagtctcagaaacacacatgggtactgctaccctgtcctatgaggtcagtatgagtcagcacagatggcattgagtttgttttctgtgtaattGCCTGTGGGCACAGCTGTCCTGATTAAGGAACTGTGTATCTGGAGTCATTCCTGTTCCGTCCAAGTATCCTGAGCCTAATCTGTAACCTGTTACTCCCCTAGTACACACCATGGTTGTGAGTGGGGTCAGTGAGTTCTTTGTGGCCCTGCAATGAATTGTAGACCCCAGTCCTGCTGTTGGCTGCTGCCACCAGCAGTTTCAGTCGCAGCAACAGCAACGGACAGCTGTGGTGATGAGAACGGCAGGAAGTAGGCTTCCATAAGGTTTTAATCCGGTGCTCACACAACATCTACGTCAGGTAATGTCATCTTTCACAGAATAAATGACACATGCCTGTATAGTTATCCGTCATTTAACACCAATGCACAGTACGTTTTAACTGTCTGTATTCCTATTCTGTTATTTGATCCAAAAGTGTCTTTACGGGATAGGCATGTATTTGTGAAACTGTCACCACAGTCAAGATGTCCCctagtgccttttgaaaacatcTCCCTCCTCCCTGGCCCTCTCCCCGTGCCCCAGGATGTTTTTGTTTTCCACTATAGATTAGTTTGTATATTCTAGAGTTGTATACAAATGGAAGCATGCTCTAGGCATTCCTTTTGGTCTGGTGGCTTTTTTCATTCCACATAATTATGTTGAGATTTCATCCATGTGTTGGGTGTATCATAGTTTATTTCCCTTTATTGCTTAATCATATTCCATTCTATAGATAAACTACAATTTAGTTCTGCATTTGCCTGTTTTATAGGCCTTTATGTTGTTTCCAGTTTTTCATGATTGTGAATGAAGTTGCTATCAACAGTCCCATAAAGGTCTTTATGAacacatatttttatttctcttgggtGCATACCTAGGAATGGCCTTGCTGGGTCCTACAGTAGCTCCATGTAGCATTTTGACATCCTGTCAACTATTGTAAAACATCTGACCTGTATTTCACATCATCTGCAGAAACTACCATGACAGACTTAATGGAAAAGTGGAAACGATATAGGTTATAGAAGAAAACATGGGTAAAGGTCTTTTTGACCCCGAGTTAGGCAGAGATTTCGTATGTGCAATGTGTGTTGCTACTCTGTCCCTCGTGGTGGGGCTTCCGCCTCTGCTGCCTTGCtcaccacttcaggcagggacCACACATGTGCTCAGCTGATGGTGGTTCTTTCTTGATGGTTTTCCAATCCCTGtacctgcttctgagctagctcgcCAGCTTACCTAGTGGAATGGCAAAAGTGACCAATTCCCAAGTAGCCTCCTCTGCTCTTTATTTCCATGCTCCTCCCTGTCACTGCGAGCAAGTTTCAAAAGACTATGGAAAGAAGAGCGACATTAAGCAGTCGCATTGCATCACACATGTCAAACATCCACGAGACAGAGAAAAACCCTAACACACTTGATAATTGAATGTCATTAAAATTAAGAACTTCTGCTCTTCAATAGACACTTAAGCAAATAGAAGGGCAAGATTGTGTTTTTTCCCTGCTAGTCTGATGAGTGATACATGGTATCTCGAttggtttaatttgcatttctcttgttaTGAGTGAAGGTGAACATCCCTTCATAGTCCTAAAGGCTGTTTTGACGTACTCTTGTTCTTTTGCCCAGTTTCCTATAGAATTTTGGGCCCCCAATTATGTTAACTACCACCTTTATCATATACTAGCTTTCTGTGTGTAGCTGGGCTTATTTCTGGACTTTTATTTTACTGGATTGTCTATTTATGTAAGTTgggggctgacttgatggcagttaacaataacaacaactgcCACGCAGTTTAATTATAGAGATGTAGTATGCAGTGCTCCAATATGTGGTATTAGTCTCCCTTTATgactcatttttattattttcctagaTACGCTTACATTCTTAGTTAGTCACTTTAAGGTCAATTTTTCCAGCTACATTAAAAAACCTATTGTTAGTGGGATTGCATCTGACATCCTAatggaagaacaaggatgttcaaGTCTTCTATTGTAACTTCTAGGAATTATCGCTTTTATAAAGggctgttaggctgggttctctagagaagcaagaccatatatatatatatgtatatatgtatatgtatatatacacctaTATATATAGCTCTctctatatgtgtgtatatatatatatataattaaaaaaatggcacacacacttgtagataaATCCAGTCTGGTTCTAGTCTGTGGATCGTGTTAAGCAAGAGGCTTTTCCTAACTCCCTTAGTTGTGGGAAGCTaacaaaccaggaagcagaaagatgaagcaggaagagtaCAAGCTGATGGATGTGGAGGCAGGTGAATCTAGAGTCACCAGGTCAGGCTTATGGCTGTAGTCCAGTGAATCCAAGGTTGACAAGTCTTAGATGGCAGACTGCTGATGGCTCTCAGGGTTGGCAAGCAATGACAAACTGTTGGCTCCAGTCCAAAGAACCTGAGGTCAATAAGCCAGATGGAGAATCCAGACAAGCGAGAAGCAAGCAAGTGTCCCCACAAGATTCACTTATATAGGAActgggccacacccccaaggaagctTCCTTTCTATTGTGCCAAGGGGTTGAATAAGGGAGTGCATTCCAGCTTGATCATCTTAAAATTTATTGGCAGCTCACAGCAGATCCtgttatggagttgattacactATGTTAGTAACGTCATGGAAtattactaggtcttaactgtcaaaccactgagaatcttgacctagccaagttgacacaaaaatcACCACAAAAGCTTTGGAATGTTTCCTGATAAGTTTATTCCTAAGTGTTTTATTGATTTTGTCGTGGTGTCTGAAAGCAAGGTTTCTTCATCTCTTAGGAGAACAGTGGGTTCTTATTTGTGCATAGGAAGGAtaatggttttttttgttttgcgcCCCGGCTAATGGTTTTCTAATGTTAATTTTTACTGATACTTTGGTCAGTTCTTTGATTGTATGGGCTGGCCTTATCCTTGCTTATCTAGAATTTTTTAGGCATGTTCTTATAGCAGCAGCAAATAAAGATAGTTTTGTATTTTTTCCACTTCTGCCTGTAATTGTTTTCTCTTGTGCCATTGCTTTGGCTGATATTTCTAGCAGAGTGTTAAATAGTAGTGGAGATAGTGGGCATCTGGCTTTGTTCATCACATTAGTGGGGGTGCTTTCAGTGTTTCCTTGTTAAATAGAGTGCTGGCTTTGGTACTGAGATGTGCTActgggttttttaaaaacatgtaatTTTAGGGCAGTTTGATATAAGGAATGGGAAACAAATTTTCTAGCTCTCCTGCCCCCACCACCTTTGAGCTCCCAATGGAAGATGGGAACTGAAATCtgccaggtggggaagggagagttcTGTTCCTGCGTTCCCTCCCCTTCCATCAgcatccctccctccttccctctcaaaCATGCATTGCTTTGATGAGTCACAGTATCACTCCTGGAGAGGTAGAGCATGTCTGTTCTCCCATGTATGTCTGCTCTCCCATGCCGATTAGCCCCTTGGTTAGAGGAAAGGCAGCTGGTTATTCTAAGAAGGCTGGAGTCAACCTCCTGGTCTCCCTGTCCCacatgttcccctgtccctgccccactcccacgGGTGTGCAGTCACGTGCCCCTGTTGTGACAGTTCTCTCTTTCCTCTCCTTAGGTACATGGCTGCTTCCTGATTCTGAAGGCCAGCGGGAGCTTCCCTAGAAGGGTGATCGAGAAGTGAACGAGGCATACAGAGGGCAGCCTAGAGCCCTGTCtttgccccccaccctcccttgtgGGGGCCAGGATGCTGAAGAAGCAGTCTGCAGGGATTGTGCTGTGGGGCGCTATCCTCTTTGTGGCTTGGAACGCcctgctcctcctcttcttctggacACGCCCGGCACCTGGCAGGTTGCCCGCAGACAGTGCTCTTGATGATGACCCTGCCAGTCTTACCCATGAGGTGATCCGTCTGGCCCAGGAAGCTGAGGTGGAATTGGAGCGACAGCGGGGGCTGTTGCAGCAGATCAAGCAGCACCATGTTCAATGGCGGCAGCAGTTGAAGGTGCCCACTGTGGCGCCTCCCGCACAGCGTGTGCCTGTGACCCCACTGCCAGCAGTTATCCCCATCCTGGTCATTGCCTGTGACCGTAGCACCGTCCGGCGCTGCCTGGACAAGTTGCTGCATTACCGGCCCTCCGCCGAGCGCTTCCCCATCATTGTCAGCCAGGACTGTGGTCATGAGGAAACTGCCCAGGTGATTGCCTCCTACGGCAGCGCCATCACACATATCCGGCAGCCTGACCTGAGCAACATTGCTGTGCCACCTGACCACCGCAAATTCCAAGGCTACTACAAGATTGCCCGGCATTACCGCTGGGCGCTGGGCCAGATCTTCCATCGATTCAAGTTCTCAGCAGCTGTCGTGGTTGAGGATGACCTGGAGGTGGCACCAGACTTCTTCGAGTACTTCCAGGCCACCTACCCGATGCTGAGGGCTGACCCCTCACTCTGGTGTGTGTCTGCCTGGAATGACAATGGCAAGGAACAGATGGTGGACTCGAATAAGCCCGAGCTCCTGTACCGCACGGACTTTTTCCCTGGCTTGGGCTGGCTGCTGCTGGCTGAGCTCTGGGCCGAACTGGAGCCCAAGTGGCCCAAGGCCTTCTGGGATGACTGG is from Tenrec ecaudatus isolate mTenEca1 chromosome 2, mTenEca1.hap1, whole genome shotgun sequence and encodes:
- the MGAT1 gene encoding alpha-1,3-mannosyl-glycoprotein 2-beta-N-acetylglucosaminyltransferase, producing MLKKQSAGIVLWGAILFVAWNALLLLFFWTRPAPGRLPADSALDDDPASLTHEVIRLAQEAEVELERQRGLLQQIKQHHVQWRQQLKVPTVAPPAQRVPVTPLPAVIPILVIACDRSTVRRCLDKLLHYRPSAERFPIIVSQDCGHEETAQVIASYGSAITHIRQPDLSNIAVPPDHRKFQGYYKIARHYRWALGQIFHRFKFSAAVVVEDDLEVAPDFFEYFQATYPMLRADPSLWCVSAWNDNGKEQMVDSNKPELLYRTDFFPGLGWLLLAELWAELEPKWPKAFWDDWMRRPEQRQGRACVRPEISRTMTFGRKGVSHGQFFDQHLKFIKLNQQFVPFTQLDLSYLQRETYDRDFIARVYGAPQLQVENVRTNERKELGEVRVQYTSKDSFKAFAKALGVMDDLKSGVPRAGYRGIVSFQFRGRRVHLAPPQSWSGYDPSWN